One region of Trichosurus vulpecula isolate mTriVul1 chromosome 1, mTriVul1.pri, whole genome shotgun sequence genomic DNA includes:
- the CEP76 gene encoding centrosomal protein of 76 kDa, whose protein sequence is MSLPPEKASELKQLIHQQLNKMDVHGRIREVLAETIREELAPEQQLSTEDLIKALRRRGIVDDVMKELTFVTDLADGELTSSPKPSNFNDKQSTLLKKTNIDPTRRYLYLQVLGGKAFLEHLQEPDPLPGQICSTFTLCLHFRNQRFRSKPVPCACEPDFHDGFLLEVHRESLGDGTRMADATTMLSICDPVHMVLIKTDIFGETSLVASYFLEWRSVLGSDNGMTNIAVELLGVGTESKVSVGILNVKLEVYPQLNQTLSQEIVNTQLALERQKTAERERLFLVYAKQWWREYLQIRPSHNSRLVKIFAQDENGINRPVCSYVRPLRAGRLLDTPRQAARFVNVLGYERASVIGGGGKHEQWCTLLAFLCRNKGDCEDHANLLCSLLLGYGLEAFVCVGTKAKGVPHAWVMTCGTDGTITFWESLTGHRYIHKPINPDDPPAVEQPKPLYPYRTIGCVFNHQMFLGNCQPSDSVELCVFDLNDESKWKPMSEEAIKSVCAPGATTSLPPFPPLCASVIDSSVTSNEIEMQLRLLVSEHRQDLGLTTVWEDQLSYLLSPALASYEFERTTSISAGNEEFQDAIRRAVPDGHTFKGFPIHFVYRNARRAFATCLRSPFCEEIICCRGDQVRLAVRVRVFTYPESACAVWIMFACKYRSVL, encoded by the exons ATGTCCCTGCCGCCGGAGAAAGCGTCTGAGCTCAAGCAGCTCATTCACCAGCAGCTCAACAAG ATGGATGTCCATGGCAGGATAAGAGAAGTCCTTGCTGAAACTATACGAGAAGAATTGGCACCTGAGCAACAACTTTCAACGGAAGATTTAATAAAAGCTCTTAGACGCCGAGGAATTGTAGATGATGTCATGAAGGAGCTCACTTTTGTTACT GACCTAGCTGATGGAGAACTGACTTCCTCTCCAAAACCATCTAATTTTAATGATAAGCAGTCAACCCTATTGAAAAAAA CTAATATTGATCCAACACGGAGGTATCTTTACCTTCAGGTTTTGGGTGGAAAAGCTTTCTTGGAACATCTACAAGAACCTGATCCTTTACCTGGACAAATTTGTTCTACCTTCACTTTATGTTTACACTTTCGAAACCAACGTTTCCGCTCTAAACCTGTCCCATGTGCCTGTGAACCAGATTTTCATGATGGCTTTTTGCTTGAAGTACACAGAGAAAGCTTAG GTGATGGAACTAGAATGGCTGATGCAACAACAATGTTATCAATATGTGATCCTGTACATATGGTTCTAATAAAAACTGATATATTTGGAGAGACCTCTTTAGTAGCATCCTACTTTTTGGAATGGCGATCAGTCCTTGGCTCAGATAATGGAATGACCAATATTGCTGTGGAACTTCTAGGTGTAG GTACAGAATCAAAAGTTTCTGTTGGAATTTTAAATGTAAAACTTGAGGTGTATCCACAACTTAATCAAACATTGTCCCAAGAAATAGTAAATACTCAG CTTGCTTTGGAACGACAGAAAACAGCAGAGAGAGAGCGTTTATTTCTTGTATATGCTAAGCAGTGGTGGAGAGAATATCTGCAAATACGACCTTCTCATAATTCAAGGCTGGTAAAGATTTTTGCACAG GATGAAAATGGGATAAATAGACCAGTGTGCTCTTATGTCAGACCTCTTCGGGCTGGACGGCTCCTGGATACTCCAAGGCAAGCAGCAAGATTTGTTAATGTCCTTGGTTATGAAAGAGCCTCTGTTATTGGAGGAGGAGGTAAACACGAACAGTGGTGCACTCTACTGGCCTTTCTCTGTAGAAACAAG GGTGACTGTGAAGACCATGCTAACCTTTTGTGCAGCCTTCTCCTTGGATATGGATTAGAAGCCTTTGTTTGTGTAGGGACAAAAGCTAAAGGAGTCCCTCATGCCTGGGTCATGACATGTGGGACTGATGGCACCATTACTTTTTGGGAAAGTTTAACAGGGCATAG GTATATCCATAAGCCCATCAATCCTGATGATCCTCCAGCTGTTGAACAGCCCAAACCACTCTACCCGTATCGAACTATAGGGTGTGTTTTCAATCATCAGATGTTTTTGGGAAACTGCCAACCTTCTGACTCAGTAGAACTTTGTGTATTTGATCTGAATGATGAGTCCAAATGGAAACCCATGAGCGAAGAAGCAATCAAATCGGTTTGTGCTCCTGGTGCCACAACTTcgcttcctccctttcccccactttgTGCTTCAGTGATTGATTCTTCAGTAACAAGTAACGAAATTGAGATGCAACTGAGATTGCTGGTGTCAGAACACAGGCAG GATCTTGGCCTCACTACTGTTTGGGAAGACCAGCTGTCCTATCTCTTATCACCAGCTTTGGCATCTTATGAATTTGAGCGCACAACTAGCATATCTGCAGGAAATGAAGAATTTCAGGATGCCATAAGGAGAGCTGTACCTGATGGTCATACATTTAAGGGGTTCCCTATACATTTCGTTTATAGAAATGCAAGACGAGCATTTGCTACATGTCTCCG GTCTCCTTTCTGTGAAGAAATAATCTGTTGCCGAGGTGACCAAGTGCGACTTGCTGTCCGTGTTAGAGTATTTACCTACCCTGAATCTGCTTGTGCTGTCTGGATCATGTTTGCTTGTAAATATCGATCTGTGCTGTGA